A genomic region of Planococcus kocurii contains the following coding sequences:
- a CDS encoding DUF3267 domain-containing protein has product MHCWKTINLKKQYGFDRLFMISALFGVAVFMASYIGLAIVYATPLSDQYFLFFIVSLLAIYPLHKILHFLPLIGCHKSLKFIIRKQMKVCPAFSLHVNEPVPKIRFLLSLGTPFLVLNTAIISLSIAMPEFSHYFAMLLAYHCALCLTDIIYLRNLARSPKYALIEETDTGFEILIPPVVS; this is encoded by the coding sequence ATGCACTGCTGGAAAACAATTAACTTAAAAAAACAATACGGATTTGACCGGCTTTTCATGATCTCTGCGCTTTTTGGAGTCGCTGTTTTTATGGCTTCTTACATTGGGCTTGCAATCGTCTATGCCACGCCTCTATCCGATCAATATTTTCTATTTTTTATAGTGTCTTTGCTCGCTATTTATCCGCTTCACAAGATTTTGCATTTCTTGCCTTTGATCGGCTGCCATAAATCATTGAAATTCATAATTCGAAAACAAATGAAAGTGTGTCCCGCTTTTTCACTCCATGTCAATGAACCGGTTCCCAAAATACGGTTTTTGCTTTCATTGGGTACACCTTTTCTTGTACTAAATACGGCTATTATTAGCTTAAGTATTGCAATGCCTGAATTTAGCCATTACTTCGCTATGCTTTTGGCGTATCATTGTGCGCTGTGCTTGACGGACATTATTTACCTTCGTAACTTAGCCCGTTCGCCAAAGTATGCATTAATAGAAGAAACAGACACCGGCTTTGAAATCCTGATCCCTCCAGTAGTTAGCTGA
- a CDS encoding HTH-type transcriptional regulator Hpr, translating into MKEAMLFSQRIGQLSKALWKAVEKDWQMWIKPYDLNINEHHILWISYHLKGASISDVAKFGVMHVSTAFNFSKKLEERELLSFSKRDTDKRNTYVQLTEKGEKLMQEMIENYHETPHSVIEGSLPLRELYGKFPEFMDIMAVIRNIYGEDFMEIFEASFKNIENRFSEENHVIKHQESQQ; encoded by the coding sequence ATGAAAGAAGCTATGCTGTTTAGTCAACGCATTGGTCAATTGTCGAAAGCTCTATGGAAAGCGGTAGAAAAAGATTGGCAAATGTGGATAAAACCTTATGATTTGAATATTAATGAACATCACATTCTTTGGATTTCCTATCATTTAAAAGGCGCTTCGATTTCAGATGTCGCAAAATTTGGTGTGATGCATGTTTCCACTGCTTTTAACTTCTCCAAAAAATTAGAAGAACGTGAACTGCTGTCTTTTTCAAAACGCGATACGGATAAACGCAATACGTATGTCCAGCTAACTGAGAAAGGCGAAAAATTAATGCAGGAGATGATTGAGAACTATCATGAAACTCCTCACTCCGTCATTGAAGGCTCTCTACCTTTACGCGAACTCTACGGAAAGTTCCCTGAATTCATGGACATCATGGCTGTTATACGCAATATTTATGGCGAAGACTTCATGGAAATCTTCGAAGCTTCCTTCAAAAATATTGAGAATCGATTTAGCGAAGAAAACCATGTTATCAAGCATCAAGAAAGCCAGCAATAA